TGCACGATGCCTTTGTATTCGTTGTACGCTCTAATAAACTCTTTGGACGTACCATACAAAATTTCCGCACGCCCTTTATTCACCATGATCTTAAAAAAGGCCAATACGCTAGGATGAAATTTCTCCTGAAACAACAAAGACAGGATAGTATTCTTTTTGTCCTGCTGAACGATCGGATTTTTTAATACAGCCTGCAATTCGGAATTCTGCTTTAATACGGAAATGAAATACTCCATATCTGTTTTAACCTCATCAATTGCGTGTTGTTCTACAGAAAGATCTA
This Olivibacter sp. SDN3 DNA region includes the following protein-coding sequences:
- the atpH gene encoding ATP synthase F1 subunit delta — translated: MSEFKVASRYAKALLDLSVEQHAIDEVKTDMEYFISVLKQNSELQAVLKNPIVQQDKKNTILSLLFQEKFHPSVLAFFKIMVNKGRAEILYGTSKEFIRAYNEYKGIVHAKVVSATALSDENKTVLTALIKTSTGHEVILENQVDPTLIGGFVVTVGDKQVDASLSGRLNKLERAFHS